A section of the Arcobacter roscoffensis genome encodes:
- a CDS encoding epoxyqueuosine reductase QueH: MLVHICCAVDSHYFLERIQEEYPDEKLVGFFYDPNIHPYSEYRLRYLDVEYSCQKLGIELIEGPYNLEAWLKKVKGMEHLPEKGDRCTVCYDDRLDNTVAKAKELGHDKFTTTLLISPKKSQEKLDKIGHNLQSLHGIEFIFRDYKAGNGAEIQGKKVKENQLYRQNYCGCLFGLSAQREAQKKIMDEMFNPISNQILPESIEERLELYKRRNTLEANGDEYKIIKNRFLNYRLLSGKVFVKKQIKASYIFPYSMINRGKTNGRIDYKKGGINYLNRDEVKIISLEKYNELSNTNYTSVKELMYNPPLFEEELQIRAKIIKSPYDLSAIIVLDEILDEKYEIFMDAQTYDDVREEII; the protein is encoded by the coding sequence TTGTTAGTACATATTTGTTGTGCAGTCGATAGTCACTATTTTTTAGAAAGAATACAAGAAGAATATCCAGATGAAAAGTTAGTAGGATTTTTTTATGATCCAAACATTCATCCATATAGTGAATATAGACTAAGATACTTAGACGTAGAATACTCATGCCAAAAACTAGGAATTGAATTAATTGAAGGTCCTTATAACCTAGAAGCATGGCTAAAAAAAGTTAAAGGTATGGAGCATCTTCCAGAAAAAGGGGATAGATGTACAGTTTGTTATGATGATAGACTTGATAACACAGTTGCAAAAGCAAAAGAGTTAGGACATGATAAGTTTACAACTACTTTACTTATCTCACCAAAAAAGTCCCAAGAAAAGCTAGATAAAATCGGTCACAATCTTCAAAGTTTACATGGGATAGAGTTTATTTTTAGAGATTACAAAGCTGGAAATGGTGCAGAAATCCAAGGTAAAAAAGTAAAAGAAAACCAACTTTATAGACAAAACTATTGTGGTTGTTTATTTGGATTATCAGCTCAAAGAGAAGCTCAAAAGAAAATCATGGATGAAATGTTTAACCCTATCTCAAATCAGATTTTACCTGAATCAATTGAAGAGAGATTAGAGCTTTATAAAAGAAGAAATACCCTTGAAGCAAATGGTGATGAGTATAAAATCATAAAAAATAGATTTTTAAATTATAGGCTTTTAAGTGGAAAAGTTTTTGTAAAAAAACAAATCAAAGCTTCATATATCTTCCCTTACTCGATGATAAATAGAGGGAAAACAAATGGAAGAATTGATTATAAAAAAGGTGGTATAAATTATCTAAATAGAGATGAAGTAAAAATCATAAGTTTAGAGAAATACAATGAACTTAGCAACACAAATTATACAAGTGTAAAAGAGCTTATGTATAATCCACCACTATTTGAAGAAGAACTTCAAATAAGAGCAAAAATAATCAAAAGCCCTTATGATTTAAGTGCTATTATAGTCTTAGATGAAATTCTTGATGAAAAGTATGAGATTTTTATGGATGCTCAAACATATGATGATGTAAGGGAAGAGATAATATGA
- the lpxB gene encoding lipid-A-disaccharide synthase — MKLLVCAMETSSNIHLKELKKHLSDDIELVGVFDKELGNPMYDLTALAIMGFIDALKKLRFFFKLRDELVEAAATCDKVLLMDSSGFNLPLAKKLKQKYPNKEIIYYILPQAWAWKKGRVKKLEAYCSKLCSIIPFESELYTQKDKITYVGHPLLDEIHHFKEKLTQSNKIAFMPGSRKTEIKNLMPIFKELIKLIPNKEYILIIPSKFDDEYISRTYGDISNFTISRQAHETLQQSEYAFICSGTATLEAALIGTPFTLSYIAKKLDYKIGRTFVKLPYIGLANIFFDKMGKKCIHSEFLQEDVSVEALLDDYNNMNKDKFFEDSKLLREYLKNGSSKNVANIIQN, encoded by the coding sequence ATGAAACTTTTAGTATGTGCTATGGAAACTTCTTCAAATATTCACTTAAAGGAGCTTAAAAAGCACCTAAGTGATGATATAGAGCTTGTAGGAGTGTTTGATAAAGAACTTGGCAATCCTATGTACGATTTAACAGCTTTGGCTATTATGGGCTTTATAGATGCTCTAAAAAAGCTTAGATTCTTTTTTAAGTTAAGAGATGAACTTGTAGAAGCTGCTGCTACTTGTGATAAAGTTCTTTTGATGGACTCATCAGGTTTTAACCTTCCCCTAGCAAAAAAGCTAAAACAAAAGTACCCAAACAAAGAAATTATCTATTATATTCTTCCACAAGCTTGGGCTTGGAAAAAAGGAAGAGTTAAAAAACTTGAAGCATATTGCTCGAAGCTTTGCTCAATCATACCATTTGAGAGTGAACTTTATACACAAAAAGATAAAATCACCTATGTAGGTCATCCTTTACTTGATGAAATACATCACTTCAAAGAAAAACTTACTCAAAGCAATAAAATTGCTTTCATGCCAGGAAGTAGAAAAACAGAGATAAAAAACTTAATGCCTATTTTCAAAGAACTAATAAAACTTATTCCAAACAAAGAGTATATTTTAATAATTCCTTCAAAATTTGATGATGAATATATTAGTAGAACTTATGGAGATATATCAAATTTTACTATTTCACGACAAGCTCATGAGACCTTACAACAAAGTGAATATGCCTTTATCTGTTCAGGAACAGCAACCCTAGAAGCTGCTCTTATTGGAACACCATTTACACTAAGTTATATAGCTAAAAAACTTGATTATAAGATAGGAAGAACCTTTGTAAAACTGCCATATATTGGTCTTGCAAACATCTTCTTTGATAAGATGGGAAAAAAGTGCATACACTCTGAATTTTTACAAGAAGATGTAAGTGTAGAAGCCTTACTAGATGACTATAACAATATGAATAAAGACAAGTTTTTTGAGGATTCAAAACTTCTAAGAGAGTATTTGAAAAATGGAAGTTCAAAAAACGTAGCAAACATAATTCAAAACTAA
- the fabZ gene encoding 3-hydroxyacyl-ACP dehydratase FabZ, whose product MLDVTEIQEILPHRYPFLLVDRITDMEKGKNIVGFKNISISEPAFMGHFPGHPIYPGVLILEGMAQAGGILALKSNDLTTEELKNKVIYFMSIDKAKFRTPVKPGDKLEYRIEVKKLRGTLIVLEGKAYVDDALVAEAELKAMVVDK is encoded by the coding sequence ATGTTAGATGTTACAGAAATTCAAGAAATTCTTCCTCACAGATACCCATTCTTATTAGTTGATAGAATCACTGATATGGAAAAAGGTAAAAATATTGTAGGTTTTAAAAATATCTCAATTAGTGAGCCAGCGTTTATGGGTCACTTCCCAGGACACCCAATTTACCCAGGTGTTTTAATCTTAGAAGGTATGGCACAAGCTGGTGGTATTTTAGCATTAAAAAGCAATGATTTAACAACAGAAGAGTTAAAAAATAAAGTTATTTATTTCATGAGTATTGACAAAGCAAAATTCAGAACTCCTGTAAAACCAGGTGATAAATTAGAGTATAGAATCGAAGTTAAAAAACTAAGAGGTACGCTAATCGTTCTTGAGGGTAAAGCCTATGTTGATGATGCACTTGTTGCTGAAGCTGAATTAAAAGCTATGGTAGTAGATAAGTAA
- a CDS encoding AEC family transporter, with the protein MQNILLALIPIFLLISLGYFLKRIKFPDEQFWQYADKFTYYILFPALLIYKLSTASLDDIAGVNFVFSALLTVGIITVLLMITDKIMFFFDGPSFTSVYQGSIRFNTYVFLALTDAIYGDGGLVLAALLMTFLIPSINVFCIGIFSIYASSDKITFISFVKSIFKNPLIVACIIGGSLNFLDISLVAPVEKTLAILSAAALPLGLLSVGVGLHITHLKEVKFELFSSVFIKLALFPVLIFFTAVNLGVTGLPLLVLVLFGAMPTASSAYILARELGGDLKLMSAIITMQTLLSIFSISAILMILEGYQIP; encoded by the coding sequence ATGCAAAATATACTACTAGCACTAATACCAATTTTTTTACTTATATCTTTAGGATATTTTCTAAAGCGTATAAAGTTTCCTGATGAGCAGTTTTGGCAATATGCTGATAAATTTACTTATTATATACTGTTTCCTGCACTTTTGATTTATAAGCTTTCAACTGCTTCTTTAGATGATATAGCTGGTGTAAACTTTGTCTTTTCAGCTCTTTTAACTGTGGGGATTATCACAGTTTTACTTATGATTACTGATAAGATTATGTTCTTTTTTGATGGGCCTTCTTTTACTTCTGTTTATCAAGGCTCGATTAGATTTAATACTTATGTATTTTTAGCTTTAACAGATGCTATTTATGGAGATGGTGGCTTGGTTTTAGCTGCTCTTTTGATGACTTTTTTAATACCTAGCATAAATGTATTTTGTATAGGAATTTTCTCTATTTATGCGTCAAGTGATAAGATTACATTTATATCTTTTGTAAAATCAATTTTTAAAAATCCTTTGATTGTAGCTTGTATTATTGGTGGAAGTTTAAACTTTTTAGATATTTCACTTGTAGCACCTGTGGAAAAAACTCTTGCCATTTTAAGTGCTGCTGCACTTCCTTTGGGTCTTTTATCTGTTGGAGTTGGTTTACATATTACTCACTTAAAAGAAGTTAAGTTTGAGCTGTTTTCATCTGTATTTATAAAACTTGCTCTTTTCCCTGTGCTTATTTTCTTTACAGCTGTAAATTTAGGTGTTACTGGACTTCCTTTGCTAGTACTTGTACTTTTTGGAGCTATGCCTACAGCTTCTAGTGCTTATATTTTGGCAAGGGAACTTGGAGGAGATTTAAAGCTAATGTCTGCGATTATTACCATGCAGACACTACTTTCGATATTTTCAATTTCAGCTATACTTATGATACTTGAAGGTTATCAAATACCGTAG
- the nfo gene encoding deoxyribonuclease IV, which yields MKYVGAHVSATGGVFNAPINAREIGCKAFALFVKNQRQWRAKDFETKVLDKWFKEMDETGIEAKHILPHDSYLINLGHPEEEKRQKSLDGFLHEIERCEILKLDRLNFHPGSHLRKISEEECLDRIALSLNQAIDATNDIKLVIENTAGQGSNLGYKFEHLAYLIDKVEDKSRIGVCIDTCHMFTAGYDIRTREAYDKTWKEFDEVVGRQYLMGMHINDSKPELGSRVDRHHSLGMGQIGWDAFKFIMNDDRMDDIPLVLETIDETIWAEEIQALYDLVEK from the coding sequence ATGAAATATGTAGGAGCTCATGTAAGCGCAACAGGTGGAGTATTTAACGCCCCAATAAATGCAAGAGAAATAGGATGTAAGGCCTTTGCACTTTTTGTAAAAAACCAAAGACAATGGAGAGCAAAAGACTTTGAAACAAAGGTTTTAGATAAATGGTTTAAAGAGATGGATGAAACAGGAATAGAGGCAAAACATATCTTACCTCATGATTCATACTTAATCAATTTAGGTCATCCAGAAGAAGAAAAAAGACAAAAATCACTTGATGGCTTTTTACATGAGATTGAGAGATGTGAAATCTTAAAACTTGATAGACTGAATTTTCACCCAGGTTCGCATCTACGAAAGATAAGTGAAGAAGAGTGTTTAGATAGAATCGCACTATCTTTAAATCAAGCAATTGATGCTACAAATGACATAAAACTAGTTATTGAAAATACAGCAGGTCAAGGAAGTAACTTAGGTTATAAGTTTGAGCATTTAGCATACTTAATTGACAAAGTTGAAGACAAATCAAGAATTGGTGTATGTATTGATACATGTCATATGTTTACAGCTGGATATGACATCAGAACAAGAGAAGCTTACGATAAAACTTGGAAAGAGTTTGATGAGGTAGTGGGAAGACAATACCTTATGGGAATGCATATAAATGACTCAAAACCAGAACTAGGAAGTAGAGTAGACAGACACCATAGTTTAGGTATGGGACAGATCGGATGGGATGCATTTAAGTTCATCATGAATGATGATAGAATGGATGATATTCCATTAGTACTAGAAACAATCGATGAAACTATCTGGGCAGAAGAAATCCAAGCCTTATATGACTTAGTAGAGAAGTAG
- a CDS encoding tetratricopeptide repeat protein: MLKSTTKLLVTSAIASILLTGCNNYEQSLKVLPTELAQANQCISQDKEFEENCYDLISYKNTIAILRLGIKKYSEGKYKDAFTLYTLAQQRGNFYANALLSELYLKGRGVVKNEELGIDLLKDTKKVDPMAAYKLSFYYLNEKDYDEVIELLTFAANNNVKNAQLELSKIYANGKIVKPDTQKSIFWLEKFENKTNSFMMKIYGI, translated from the coding sequence ATGTTAAAAAGCACTACAAAACTTTTAGTGACTTCTGCAATAGCTTCTATACTTTTAACAGGATGTAATAACTATGAGCAGTCACTAAAAGTTTTACCAACAGAATTAGCCCAAGCAAATCAGTGTATCAGTCAAGATAAAGAGTTTGAAGAGAACTGCTATGATTTAATCTCTTACAAAAATACAATTGCTATTTTAAGACTTGGAATAAAAAAATATTCTGAGGGAAAATACAAAGATGCCTTTACTCTTTACACATTAGCACAGCAAAGAGGCAACTTCTATGCAAATGCACTACTTTCTGAGTTATACCTAAAAGGAAGAGGTGTAGTAAAAAATGAAGAGCTTGGAATAGACTTGCTAAAAGATACAAAAAAAGTAGACCCTATGGCTGCATATAAACTATCTTTTTACTATCTAAATGAAAAAGACTACGATGAAGTAATAGAGCTTTTAACATTTGCAGCAAACAACAATGTAAAAAATGCCCAACTAGAATTATCTAAAATCTATGCAAATGGAAAAATAGTAAAACCAGATACTCAAAAGAGTATCTTTTGGTTAGAAAAGTTTGAAAATAAAACAAATAGTTTTATGATGAAAATCTACGGTATTTGA
- a CDS encoding NAD(P)/FAD-dependent oxidoreductase, which produces MEKVVIIGGGYAGIYALRELVKNKNIKITLIDKHTFHNLQPEVYDLIANKSNIADVTIDLTTLCLGFNHNYLEYKNLKVRKIDQESKKIFTEEEEIVEFDYLIMAAGTRTFFPPQIPGLNNAHDIKKLHWAMFFKQSFENQLFKKIQDEAKKCDDTHIVVVGAGLSGVEIAAEMAYNSKMFFQRGNFSCDNLKISLVSSSDTILPGLTPELISISHKRLKSLGINVITNTKLQKCEDGYAHLSNGTKIYNSFLIFTGGVEANKITEELDVSKNPKGQIIVNEFMQSDKDPKIFAIGDAAEIKNKKGEIMPPNVTIARISGTNAGKNILRMIDKKKLVKCDPKLDGILIALGGKYAAGNIADLFHVKGRIAYEIKKYVFSSYRKPLLGLIKTGYSKLKKMA; this is translated from the coding sequence ATGGAAAAAGTTGTAATAATTGGCGGCGGCTATGCTGGTATTTATGCATTAAGAGAGTTAGTTAAAAACAAAAATATCAAAATTACATTGATTGATAAGCATACGTTTCATAATCTGCAACCCGAAGTGTATGATCTTATTGCGAACAAATCTAATATTGCTGATGTAACTATTGATTTAACTACTTTGTGTTTAGGATTTAATCACAATTACTTAGAATATAAAAACTTAAAAGTTAGAAAAATAGACCAAGAATCAAAAAAAATTTTTACAGAAGAAGAAGAGATAGTTGAATTTGATTATTTAATTATGGCAGCAGGAACTAGAACATTTTTCCCTCCACAAATTCCAGGATTAAATAATGCCCATGATATTAAAAAACTTCATTGGGCTATGTTTTTCAAACAAAGTTTTGAAAACCAACTTTTCAAGAAAATTCAAGATGAAGCAAAGAAATGTGATGACACACACATTGTAGTTGTTGGGGCTGGTCTATCAGGTGTAGAAATCGCAGCAGAAATGGCATATAATTCAAAGATGTTCTTTCAAAGAGGTAACTTCTCTTGTGATAATCTAAAGATTTCACTTGTAAGTAGTTCAGACACTATTCTTCCAGGACTTACTCCTGAACTTATTAGTATTTCACATAAAAGATTAAAGTCTCTTGGAATTAATGTAATCACAAATACAAAACTTCAAAAATGTGAAGATGGTTATGCTCATCTTTCAAATGGTACAAAAATCTACAACTCTTTTCTAATCTTCACAGGTGGAGTTGAAGCCAATAAAATCACAGAAGAGCTTGATGTATCAAAAAATCCTAAGGGACAGATTATTGTAAATGAATTCATGCAAAGTGATAAAGACCCAAAAATATTTGCTATTGGAGATGCGGCTGAAATCAAAAACAAAAAAGGCGAAATCATGCCTCCAAATGTTACTATTGCAAGAATCAGTGGAACAAATGCTGGTAAAAACATCTTAAGAATGATAGATAAAAAGAAACTTGTTAAATGTGACCCAAAACTAGATGGTATTCTAATTGCCTTAGGTGGTAAATACGCAGCTGGAAATATAGCTGACTTATTCCATGTAAAAGGAAGAATTGCCTATGAGATTAAAAAGTATGTATTTAGCTCATATAGAAAACCTTTACTAGGTCTTATCAAAACAGGATATTCAAAGCTAAAGAAAATGGCATAA